In one Saccharibacillus brassicae genomic region, the following are encoded:
- a CDS encoding stage II sporulation protein M has protein sequence MKMLSFGRFIRGLAENKGYMLSAAALFIAAIALGTINADGLQRLLLSQIEGLQGVVQNLQQSDNVTLSFFTFIFLNNAIKSVLVILLGAFFGLIPLIFLLINGMVLGFVVMVSHEQGENITELIFKGLLPHGILELPAIVIACAYGMKFGGLVIGSLFSLGAGKRERLAARWEHGMKQMLGAAFWIVIMLFVAAAIESTITLQLMR, from the coding sequence ATGAAGATGCTGTCGTTCGGTCGCTTTATCCGGGGACTGGCGGAGAACAAAGGGTATATGCTGTCGGCGGCGGCGCTGTTTATCGCTGCTATCGCTTTGGGCACGATCAACGCGGACGGGCTGCAGCGCCTGCTGCTGTCCCAGATCGAAGGCCTGCAGGGAGTCGTGCAAAATCTCCAACAGTCGGATAACGTGACGCTGAGCTTTTTTACGTTTATCTTTTTAAACAATGCGATCAAATCGGTTCTGGTCATACTGTTGGGCGCTTTCTTCGGACTGATTCCGCTGATCTTCCTTCTTATTAACGGCATGGTGCTCGGATTCGTCGTCATGGTGAGCCATGAGCAGGGAGAGAATATCACGGAACTGATCTTCAAGGGACTGCTGCCGCACGGCATCCTCGAACTGCCTGCGATCGTGATCGCCTGCGCCTACGGGATGAAATTCGGGGGACTGGTCATCGGAAGCCTGTTCAGCCTCGGCGCGGGCAAAAGAGAGCGTCTGGCGGCCCGCTGGGAGCACGGAATGAAGCAAATGCTCGGGGCCGCGTTCTGGATCGTCATTATGCTGTTTGTGGCCGCGGCGATCGAAAGTACGATCACTTTGCAGCTCATGCGGTAG
- a CDS encoding zf-HC2 domain-containing protein, giving the protein MECKQAVSFMHDYLDGDLPSEQARELQSHLDACPECRSAFRSLEETEMMLFAANRKTESVALSEDATDRIMSFLPQPKKHSPVWNWVRRHPALTAAAAFILIMLGTSIGFWNADTQLVVKGSDLNRVQVEGNTVIVPEGTVVTGDLTVERGELKIYGDVEGNVTVIDGSAYQASTAHVAGQVKDINQAFDWVWYKLGNIFSEVAYR; this is encoded by the coding sequence ATGGAATGCAAACAAGCCGTCTCGTTTATGCACGACTATCTGGATGGAGACCTGCCTTCGGAGCAGGCGCGCGAATTACAAAGTCACCTAGACGCCTGTCCGGAATGCCGATCGGCTTTTCGAAGTCTCGAAGAGACGGAGATGATGCTGTTTGCCGCAAACCGCAAAACGGAGTCCGTCGCGTTGTCCGAGGACGCAACCGATCGCATCATGAGCTTTCTTCCTCAGCCCAAAAAGCACAGTCCCGTATGGAATTGGGTGCGCAGGCATCCGGCTCTGACCGCAGCTGCCGCCTTTATCCTTATTATGCTGGGCACATCGATCGGATTCTGGAACGCGGATACGCAGCTTGTCGTCAAAGGCAGCGATCTCAATCGCGTTCAAGTGGAAGGCAACACCGTGATCGTTCCGGAAGGGACGGTCGTAACCGGGGATCTGACCGTTGAACGCGGCGAACTGAAGATCTACGGCGATGTAGAAGGAAACGTGACGGTAATCGACGGTTCGGCTTACCAGGCTTCGACGGCTCACGTCGCGGGCCAGGTGAAAGATATCAACCAGGCTTTCGATTGGGTATGGTACAAGCTCGGGAATATCTTTTCGGAAGTCGCTTACCGGTAA
- the ppc gene encoding phosphoenolpyruvate carboxylase translates to MTELMVTASKGSSNNLLRRDVRFLGNILGEVLVHHSGQELLDKVEKIRELSKSLRAIYLPDLHEEFKREIYSLDPEIRHQVIRAFAIYFQLVNIAEQNHRIRRKRDYERSAGEAAQPGSIETSVQQLKEQNFSYEDVQAFLQNLSLELVMTAHPTEAVRRVILDIHKRIAADVMKLDDPSLTFREREQLREKLLNEVITLWQTDELRDRKPTVLDEVRNGMYYFHETLFHVLPDVYGELERCLDIYYPGHDWHVPNYLRFGSWIGGDRDGNPSVTANVTWQTLQMQRKLAIREYHAILVELIHMLSFSGSIVNVTDELLESIERDRETVTVEAKANWHNDNEPYRVKLTYMIRKLDNVLDEDKKGQPDRYADPSELIEELKIIDRSLRYHHADYVADSAIKKLVRQVELFGFHTASLDIRQHSQEHEKAMTEILHSMNIVSNYPELSEDDKVKLLVGLLEDPRPLTTPYQTYSDGTEECLQVYRTVFEAQNEFGRNCIGSYLISMAEASSDILEVMVFAKEVGLFRKHSDGTVVCTLQAVPLFETIGDLQAASGIMKRLFDIPIYREAVKARNDQQEIMLGYSDSSKDGGVVAANWELRVALNEITEMASSYDIKLKFFHGRGGALGRGGMPLNRSILAQPPHTVGAGIKITEQGEVLSSRYSLRGIAYRSLEQATSALLTSAVAATDTSYMEEELQWEDIARNISEASLNKYQDLIFRDPDFLSFFKEATPLSEIGELNIGSRPSKRKNSDRFEDLRAIPWVFAWTQGRYLVPAWYAAGTGIQSFYQGKAENLEVLKKMYASFPFFTSLIDSLQMAIAKADLVIAKEYASMYGDEESRTRIFGLIEEEFKLTKQLILDITGQQEILDNVPVIQESIRLRNPYVDPLSYLQVQLLNELRTLRDSAEPEDQEMLREVLLTINGIAAGLRNTG, encoded by the coding sequence ATGACTGAACTGATGGTAACCGCAAGCAAAGGCAGTTCCAACAATCTGCTCAGACGCGATGTGCGGTTCCTGGGAAATATCCTTGGTGAAGTACTCGTTCATCACAGCGGACAAGAACTCCTGGATAAAGTTGAGAAAATTCGCGAACTGAGCAAGTCGCTTCGCGCTATCTATTTGCCCGACCTGCACGAAGAGTTCAAACGGGAAATTTACTCGCTCGATCCGGAGATCCGACATCAGGTGATTCGGGCTTTCGCCATTTATTTTCAACTCGTCAACATTGCAGAGCAAAATCACCGGATTCGCAGAAAACGGGATTACGAGCGTTCTGCCGGCGAAGCCGCGCAGCCGGGCTCGATCGAGACCTCGGTTCAGCAGTTGAAAGAACAGAACTTCTCCTATGAAGACGTACAGGCTTTTTTGCAAAACCTGTCGCTTGAACTTGTCATGACGGCGCATCCGACGGAAGCGGTCCGCCGGGTCATTCTGGACATTCACAAACGCATCGCTGCGGACGTGATGAAGCTGGACGATCCTTCGCTGACGTTCCGGGAACGCGAACAGCTGCGCGAGAAACTGCTCAACGAAGTCATTACGCTGTGGCAGACCGACGAGCTGCGCGACCGCAAACCGACCGTGCTCGACGAAGTCAGAAACGGCATGTATTATTTCCACGAGACGCTGTTCCACGTGCTGCCGGACGTATACGGAGAACTGGAACGCTGCCTGGATATCTACTATCCGGGTCATGACTGGCATGTGCCGAACTATTTGCGCTTCGGTTCCTGGATCGGCGGCGACCGGGACGGCAATCCTTCCGTGACCGCGAACGTCACGTGGCAGACGCTCCAGATGCAGCGCAAGCTCGCCATTCGCGAATACCACGCCATTCTGGTGGAACTTATCCATATGCTCAGCTTCAGCGGCAGTATCGTGAATGTCACGGACGAGCTGCTGGAGTCGATCGAACGCGACCGCGAGACGGTCACGGTGGAAGCCAAAGCGAATTGGCATAACGATAACGAACCTTACCGCGTCAAGCTGACTTATATGATCCGCAAGCTGGACAACGTGTTGGATGAAGATAAAAAAGGACAGCCCGACCGGTATGCGGACCCGTCCGAGCTGATCGAGGAACTCAAGATCATCGACCGGAGCCTGCGCTATCACCATGCCGACTACGTAGCCGACAGTGCGATCAAGAAGCTCGTTCGTCAGGTCGAACTGTTCGGCTTCCATACGGCTTCGCTCGATATTCGCCAGCACAGCCAGGAACACGAGAAAGCGATGACCGAGATTCTCCACAGCATGAACATCGTCTCCAACTACCCCGAACTGTCGGAAGACGACAAGGTCAAGCTGCTCGTCGGCCTGCTCGAAGATCCGAGACCGCTCACTACGCCGTACCAGACGTATAGCGACGGAACCGAAGAATGCCTGCAGGTATACCGCACCGTGTTCGAGGCCCAAAACGAATTCGGACGCAACTGCATCGGCAGCTATCTGATCAGCATGGCGGAAGCTTCCAGCGACATTCTGGAAGTTATGGTCTTTGCCAAAGAAGTCGGGCTGTTCCGCAAGCATTCGGACGGCACGGTCGTCTGCACGCTGCAAGCGGTACCGCTGTTCGAGACGATCGGCGATCTGCAAGCCGCAAGCGGTATCATGAAGCGGCTGTTCGATATTCCCATCTACCGCGAAGCGGTCAAAGCGAGGAACGACCAGCAGGAAATCATGCTCGGTTATTCCGACAGCAGCAAAGACGGCGGCGTGGTCGCTGCCAACTGGGAACTGCGCGTGGCGCTGAACGAAATTACCGAGATGGCGTCTTCGTACGACATCAAGCTCAAGTTTTTCCACGGCCGCGGAGGTGCGCTCGGCCGCGGGGGCATGCCGCTTAACCGCAGCATCCTGGCCCAGCCGCCGCATACGGTCGGCGCCGGCATCAAGATTACCGAGCAGGGCGAAGTGCTGTCTTCGCGCTATTCGCTCCGGGGCATTGCCTACCGCAGTCTGGAGCAGGCCACTTCGGCGCTGCTGACGTCCGCGGTCGCCGCGACGGACACGTCTTATATGGAGGAAGAACTCCAATGGGAAGACATTGCCCGCAACATTTCCGAAGCTTCGCTGAATAAATACCAGGATCTGATCTTCCGCGATCCGGATTTCCTGTCCTTCTTCAAGGAAGCGACGCCGCTGTCCGAAATCGGCGAGCTGAATATCGGTTCCCGCCCTTCGAAACGCAAAAACAGCGACCGGTTCGAAGATCTTCGCGCCATTCCGTGGGTGTTCGCCTGGACGCAGGGACGTTACCTTGTGCCGGCCTGGTACGCGGCGGGAACAGGTATCCAGAGCTTCTACCAAGGCAAAGCGGAAAATCTGGAAGTGTTGAAAAAGATGTATGCGAGCTTCCCGTTCTTCACGTCGCTGATCGATTCGCTGCAAATGGCGATCGCCAAAGCGGACTTGGTCATCGCCAAGGAATACGCTTCGATGTACGGAGACGAAGAAAGCCGTACCCGGATCTTCGGATTGATCGAGGAAGAGTTCAAGCTGACGAAGCAGCTCATTCTCGACATTACCGGCCAACAGGAGATTCTCGATAACGTGCCGGTCATCCAGGAGTCGATCCGTCTGCGGAACCCTTACGTGGATCCGCTCAGCTATTTGCAGGTACAGCTGCTGAACGAACTTCGCACACTGCGCGATTCCGCGGAACCGGAAGACCAGGAGATGCTGCGCGAAGTGCTGCTGACGATCAACGGTATTGCCGCCGGACTGCGGAACACGGGCTGA
- the sigW gene encoding RNA polymerase sigma factor SigW, with the protein MDNLETRLVKLALKGDQRAFAEIVDLYKDRIFHLAYRMLSNRHEAEDVVQETFLRVYRNLDRYDPGQKFSTWIYRIGTNLSIDRLRKRKPTYSLDAEIGDQDGADGYALIPGDNRTPETEYMISETRTTIHEAIDGLPPKYKTVMILRYLQELSLQEISEVLDMPVTTIKTRVHRGREFLRKKLESPQR; encoded by the coding sequence GTGGACAATCTGGAAACGAGATTGGTGAAGCTTGCGCTCAAAGGTGACCAGAGGGCTTTTGCCGAAATCGTTGATCTCTATAAAGATCGAATTTTTCATCTCGCCTATCGCATGCTGAGCAATCGGCATGAAGCGGAAGATGTCGTGCAGGAGACGTTTTTGCGCGTGTACCGCAATCTGGATCGGTACGATCCCGGTCAGAAGTTCTCGACCTGGATATACCGGATCGGCACCAACCTGAGCATTGACCGTCTCAGAAAAAGAAAACCTACATATTCGCTCGACGCGGAGATCGGCGATCAGGACGGCGCCGACGGCTACGCCCTTATTCCGGGCGATAACCGCACGCCGGAGACCGAATACATGATCTCCGAGACGCGAACGACGATTCACGAAGCGATCGACGGGCTGCCTCCGAAGTACAAGACGGTAATGATTCTGCGCTATTTGCAGGAGCTGTCTCTTCAGGAAATCAGCGAAGTGCTCGACATGCCCGTCACGACCATCAAGACCCGCGTGCACCGGGGACGGGAATTTTTACGAAAAAAACTGGAATCGCCGCAGCGCTGA
- the cdaA gene encoding diadenylate cyclase CdaA, whose amino-acid sequence MMDYFTNTAWTDRVKDVADVLIVTYIVYQLILLVRGTRAVQLLKGILVLVIIWAISSWLDLYTLKWLMDRMFTFGVVAIFIIFQPELRRGLEQIGRGKFVGRSSADEVEIGQMIGELMKSVAYLSRRKIGALIVFERNTGLNEYTESGIPMKSVVTSELLINIFTPNTPLHDGAVIIQDRTLSAAACYLPLSENPFISKELGTRHRAAIGISEVADSVSVIVSEETGQVSLALDGKVVRDISEEALVSKLYELLKPNPSVKDKKSLFSRKKGDEPNG is encoded by the coding sequence ATGATGGATTATTTTACGAACACGGCTTGGACAGATCGGGTCAAAGACGTCGCGGACGTTTTGATCGTTACTTATATTGTATATCAATTGATTTTGCTGGTGAGGGGAACCCGGGCGGTGCAGCTGCTCAAAGGAATTCTCGTGCTGGTCATCATCTGGGCGATCAGCAGTTGGCTCGACCTGTACACGCTGAAATGGCTGATGGACCGCATGTTTACGTTCGGGGTCGTCGCCATCTTCATCATCTTCCAGCCGGAGCTGCGCCGCGGGCTGGAGCAGATCGGACGCGGCAAGTTCGTGGGCAGGAGCAGTGCGGACGAAGTGGAGATCGGTCAGATGATCGGCGAACTGATGAAGTCGGTCGCTTATTTGTCCCGGCGCAAGATCGGGGCCTTGATCGTGTTCGAGCGCAATACCGGGCTTAACGAGTACACGGAGTCCGGCATCCCGATGAAATCGGTCGTGACGTCGGAACTGCTGATCAACATTTTTACGCCGAATACGCCTTTGCACGACGGGGCCGTTATCATTCAGGATCGCACGCTGTCCGCGGCGGCCTGTTATCTGCCCCTGTCCGAAAATCCGTTTATCAGCAAAGAACTCGGAACGAGGCACCGCGCGGCGATCGGAATCAGCGAAGTGGCGGATTCCGTGTCCGTCATCGTATCCGAAGAAACGGGACAAGTCTCGCTTGCCCTGGACGGAAAAGTCGTCCGCGATATCAGCGAAGAAGCGCTGGTCTCGAAACTTTACGAGCTGTTGAAGCCGAATCCGTCCGTCAAGGACAAGAAGAGCCTGTTCTCGAGAAAGAAAGGGGACGAGCCGAATGGATAA